One window of the Opisthocomus hoazin isolate bOpiHoa1 chromosome 12, bOpiHoa1.hap1, whole genome shotgun sequence genome contains the following:
- the CENPN gene encoding centromere protein N isoform X2, whose product MDETVAEYIRRTVLKIPRDEIKTMLQKWGFLSEMQLQTVNFHQLKENISQDVVQLCEENSADIKQAAVLDIIYNHIYPNKRMWSVYQMNKTGEEIEFFDFTDFKKKFKRRLRSALKNVTINFREYEDNAIWIRIAWGTPYTKPNQYKTSYVVYHSQTPYVFLSASVLRSNLPLLCQALVVASNYHDIREVELRSHSLNSLKDIVFKRYSQNFQTYCPRPLSERKVAPESDVRIIQENRNEKERIQRVNREVFGDGPQPKLEFAQYKLETMFKSDPKMDVMYKKEPFRCLVKFSSPHLLESLKSLAPVGMADAPLSPLLTCIPHKARNYFKIREKKGFLPGSFVSP is encoded by the exons ATGGATGAAACTGTTGCTGAGTATATCCGAAGAACTGTACTAAAAATCCCACGAGATGAAATCAAGACAATGCTACAGAAATGGGGCTTTCTCTCTGAGATGCAACTGCAAACCGTAAACTTCCACCAGCTAAAGGAGAACATTTCTCAAGATGTTGTTCAACTCTGTGAG GAAAATTCTGCTGACATAAAGCAAGCAGCTGTTCTAGACATAATTT ACAACCACATCTACCCAAACAAAAGAATGTGGAGTGTTTACCAGATGAACAAAACAG gggaagaaatagaattttttgacttcacagatttcaaaaaaaagtttaaaagacgACTTCGGTCAGCCTTGAAAAAC gTCACCATCAACTTTAGAGAATATGAGGATAATGCAATCTGGATTAGAATTGCTTGGGGAACACCATATACAAAACCAAACCAGTACAAAACCAGCTATGTTGTGTACCATTCACAGACTCCCTATGTCttcctttctgcctctgtgcttAGGAGCAACTTGCCTCTGCTATGTCAG gcCCTGGTTGTTGCTTCCAATTATCATGACATCCGTGAAGTGGAGCTTCGAAGTCATTCTTTAAACTCCCTTAAAGATATTGTGTTTAAGAGATATAGCCAG AACTTTCAAACTTACTGTCCAAGACCTCTGTCAGAAAGGAAGGTAGCACCAGAAAGTG ATGTAAGGATaattcaagaaaacagaaatgagaaagaaagaatacAGAGAGTGAATCGGGAAGTTTTTGGTGATGGTCCCCAACCAAAACTTGAATTTGCACAATATAAG CTTGAGACGATGTTTAAAAGTGATCCTAAAATGGATGTTATGTATAAAAAAGAACCATTCAGATGTCTGGTGAAGTTTTCTAGTCCACATCTTTTAGAATCACTGAAATCCTTGGCACCAGTGG GTATGGCCGATGCACCGCTTTCACCACTACTTACATGTATACCGCACAAAGCtaggaattattttaaaattagagaGAAAAAAGGTTTCCTTCCAGGAAGTTTTGTAAGCCCTTAA
- the CENPN gene encoding centromere protein N isoform X1, with amino-acid sequence MDETVAEYIRRTVLKIPRDEIKTMLQKWGFLSEMQLQTVNFHQLKENISQDVVQLCEENSADIKQAAVLDIIYNHIYPNKRMWSVYQMNKTGEEIEFFDFTDFKKKFKRRLRSALKNVTINFREYEDNAIWIRIAWGTPYTKPNQYKTSYVVYHSQTPYVFLSASVLRSNLPLLCQALVVASNYHDIREVELRSHSLNSLKDIVFKRYSQNFQTYCPRPLSERKVAPESADVRIIQENRNEKERIQRVNREVFGDGPQPKLEFAQYKLETMFKSDPKMDVMYKKEPFRCLVKFSSPHLLESLKSLAPVGMADAPLSPLLTCIPHKARNYFKIREKKGFLPGSFVSP; translated from the exons ATGGATGAAACTGTTGCTGAGTATATCCGAAGAACTGTACTAAAAATCCCACGAGATGAAATCAAGACAATGCTACAGAAATGGGGCTTTCTCTCTGAGATGCAACTGCAAACCGTAAACTTCCACCAGCTAAAGGAGAACATTTCTCAAGATGTTGTTCAACTCTGTGAG GAAAATTCTGCTGACATAAAGCAAGCAGCTGTTCTAGACATAATTT ACAACCACATCTACCCAAACAAAAGAATGTGGAGTGTTTACCAGATGAACAAAACAG gggaagaaatagaattttttgacttcacagatttcaaaaaaaagtttaaaagacgACTTCGGTCAGCCTTGAAAAAC gTCACCATCAACTTTAGAGAATATGAGGATAATGCAATCTGGATTAGAATTGCTTGGGGAACACCATATACAAAACCAAACCAGTACAAAACCAGCTATGTTGTGTACCATTCACAGACTCCCTATGTCttcctttctgcctctgtgcttAGGAGCAACTTGCCTCTGCTATGTCAG gcCCTGGTTGTTGCTTCCAATTATCATGACATCCGTGAAGTGGAGCTTCGAAGTCATTCTTTAAACTCCCTTAAAGATATTGTGTTTAAGAGATATAGCCAG AACTTTCAAACTTACTGTCCAAGACCTCTGTCAGAAAGGAAGGTAGCACCAGAAAGTG CAGATGTAAGGATaattcaagaaaacagaaatgagaaagaaagaatacAGAGAGTGAATCGGGAAGTTTTTGGTGATGGTCCCCAACCAAAACTTGAATTTGCACAATATAAG CTTGAGACGATGTTTAAAAGTGATCCTAAAATGGATGTTATGTATAAAAAAGAACCATTCAGATGTCTGGTGAAGTTTTCTAGTCCACATCTTTTAGAATCACTGAAATCCTTGGCACCAGTGG GTATGGCCGATGCACCGCTTTCACCACTACTTACATGTATACCGCACAAAGCtaggaattattttaaaattagagaGAAAAAAGGTTTCCTTCCAGGAAGTTTTGTAAGCCCTTAA
- the ATMIN gene encoding ATM interactor isoform X1 — MHLSKAHPVQGGKLNAPVRKGLKTSQKFYCCPIEGCPRGPNRPFSQFSLVKQHFMKMHAEKKHKCDKCSNSYGTEWYLKRHIEVCGKTFQCTCGCPYASRTALLSHIYRTGHEIPAEHRDPPSKKRKMESSIHNQQLAEKANEAFVSTHNNNPGAQELESSEVKLVPSLEGSRSSNFTNQMQPKCTPKMLLPKPKVALVKLPVMQLAHVPVYVSATDSSVKPAVVAVDNQGSVVSTVHLLPQSIGILIPALEAETLVFKDSMPVSKVTNSGDNEPVSTGVQVDLDKVTLNNPGQELANVCHKNKISSINIQTDLSYISQNFVPAAAWTPSSSVSSCSQTDLSFSSQVSLPISVQTQTLLPASKLTSSIAAQTDAFSQVCFPTCGVSRETQTSRTQDSIDGRVQMDQAVMCSDIFDNVHSSYDVSTHIELPENNLMPANIDQTLLQRSSCKSLNQDTVKSESLISFNTQTNILPSQNTMDNQTQTMDLLSDLENIFSGNISGQTLDNRGLLSETSSNADTHLPSGPSQSTGIDFDIEEFFSASNIQTQTEESELGTLNSEPVLESLDIETQTDFLFSDSATQSYSCRGNSNFLGLEMFDTQTQTDLNFFLDSNTHLPLGSILKQSSFSMSTDSSDTETQTEVYPATKTIPTQNIESKVQLSSAETQTMDSCFENLGSLFLTSNETQTAMDDFLLADLAWNTMESQFSSVETQTCEELCSLFQSSDKPSH, encoded by the exons ATGCACCTGAGCAAGGCCCACCCGGTCCAG GGTGGAAAACTTAATGCACCAGTAAGGAAGGGTTTGAAAACTTCACAGAAATTCTACTGCTGTCCTATTGAAGGCTGCCCTAGAGGACCAAACAGACCATTTTCCCAATTTTCTCTTGTAAAACAG CACTTTATGAAAATGCATGCTGAAAAGAAGCACAAATGTGATAAGTGTAGTAACTCCTATGGTACGGAATGGTATTTGAAACGGCATATAGAGGTCTGTGGCAAGACTTTCCAGTGTACTTGTGGGTGCCCTTATGCCAGCAGAACAGCATTACTGTCTCATATTTACAGAACTGGCCATGAAATTCCTGCAGAACACAG GGATCCTCCtagtaagaaaaggaaaatggaatCCTCCATACATAATcagcagctggcagagaaagCAAATGAAGCATTCGTCAGTACACATAATAATAATCCTGGCGCTCAGGAATTGGAGTCCTCTGAAGTGAAACTAGTGCCCTCTCTTGAAGGCTCCCGCAGTTCTAACTTCACGAACCAAATGCAGCCAAAATGTACACCGAAGATGCTTTTACCAAAGCCCAAGGTGGCTTTGGTTAAACTCCCAGTGATGCAGCTTGCTCACGTGCCTGTATATGTATCTGCAACAGACTCTTCTGTCAAACCTGCTGTAGTGGCTGTTGATAATCAAGGCTCAGTTGTAAGTACTGTTCATTTATTGCCTCAGTCTATAGGAATTCTGATTCCAGCACTGGAGGCAGAAACACTTGTGTTTAAAGATAGTATGCCTGTTTCAAAAGTGACAAATTCTGGTGATAATGAACCCGTAAGTACTGGTGTACAAGTTGACTTGGATAAGGTTACATTGAATAACCCAGGGCAAGAGCTGGCGAATGTTTGTCACAAGAATAAAATTTCTTCAATAAATATACAGACTGACTTATCTTATATTTCACAGAACTTTGTACCAGCTGCAGCCTGGACTCCCAGTTCTTCTGTATCCTCTTGCTCTCAGACAGATCTGTCGTTCAGTTCACAGGTTTCGTTACCCATCAGTGTACAAACACAGACGCTGCTGCCTGCTTCCAAACTGACTTCATCCATAGCGGCTCAGACTGATGCTTTTAGTCAGGTTTGTTTTCCAACGTGTGGCGTTTCTAGGGAGACTCAAACCAGTAGGACGCAGGACTCTATTGATGGAAGAGTGCAAATGGACCAGGCTGTAATGTGCAGCGACATCTTTGACAATGTTCATTCATCATATGATGTTTCTACTCACATTGAACTTCCAGAAAACAATTTAATGCCTGCAAATATAGATCAAACCTTGCTGCAAAGGAGCAGTTGCAAGAGCCTGAATCAAGATACGGTGAAGTCTGAATCTCTTATCAGCTTCAATACACAGACTAATATACTTCCATCGCAAAATACGATGGATAATCAAACCCAGACAATGGACCTACTAAGTGATCTGGAAAACATCTTTTCAGGAAACATATCTGGCCAGACACTGGATAATCGTGGCCTTTTGTCCGAGACAAGTTCTAATGCTGACACACATCTGCCGTCTGGTCCATCACAGAGCACAGGAATAGACTTTGACATTGAAGAGTTCTTTTCAGCATCCAATATCCAAACTCAGACTGAAGAGAGTGAGCTTGGCACCCTAAACTCCGAGCCAGTTTTGGAGTCACTGGACATTGAAACTCAGACTGATTTCTTATTTTCAGATAGTGCCACTCAATCGTATAGCTGCCGAGGAAATTCTAACTTCTTAGGTTTGGAGATGTTTGatacacagacacagacagaccTGAATTTCTTTTTGGACAGTAATACCCACCTGCCTTTAGGAAGCATTCTGAAGCAGTCTAGTTTCTCCATGAGTACTGACTCGTCTGATACAGAAACCCAGACAGAAGTATATCCGGCTACTAAAACTATACCTACTCAGAATATTGAAAGCAAAGTCCAGCTCAGTAGCGCTGAAACACAGACTATGGATAGCTGCTTTGAGAATCTAGGGAGTTTGTTCCTTACCAGCAATGAGACACAGACAGCAATGGATGACTTTCTTCTGGCTGACTTAGCCTGGAATACAATGGAGTCCCAGTTCAGTTCAGTAGAAACACAGACCTGTGAAGAGCTGTGCTCCTTGTTTCAGAGCTCTGACAAGCCCAGCCATTGA
- the ATMIN gene encoding ATM interactor isoform X2 — MESSIHNQQLAEKANEAFVSTHNNNPGAQELESSEVKLVPSLEGSRSSNFTNQMQPKCTPKMLLPKPKVALVKLPVMQLAHVPVYVSATDSSVKPAVVAVDNQGSVVSTVHLLPQSIGILIPALEAETLVFKDSMPVSKVTNSGDNEPVSTGVQVDLDKVTLNNPGQELANVCHKNKISSINIQTDLSYISQNFVPAAAWTPSSSVSSCSQTDLSFSSQVSLPISVQTQTLLPASKLTSSIAAQTDAFSQVCFPTCGVSRETQTSRTQDSIDGRVQMDQAVMCSDIFDNVHSSYDVSTHIELPENNLMPANIDQTLLQRSSCKSLNQDTVKSESLISFNTQTNILPSQNTMDNQTQTMDLLSDLENIFSGNISGQTLDNRGLLSETSSNADTHLPSGPSQSTGIDFDIEEFFSASNIQTQTEESELGTLNSEPVLESLDIETQTDFLFSDSATQSYSCRGNSNFLGLEMFDTQTQTDLNFFLDSNTHLPLGSILKQSSFSMSTDSSDTETQTEVYPATKTIPTQNIESKVQLSSAETQTMDSCFENLGSLFLTSNETQTAMDDFLLADLAWNTMESQFSSVETQTCEELCSLFQSSDKPSH; from the coding sequence atggaatCCTCCATACATAATcagcagctggcagagaaagCAAATGAAGCATTCGTCAGTACACATAATAATAATCCTGGCGCTCAGGAATTGGAGTCCTCTGAAGTGAAACTAGTGCCCTCTCTTGAAGGCTCCCGCAGTTCTAACTTCACGAACCAAATGCAGCCAAAATGTACACCGAAGATGCTTTTACCAAAGCCCAAGGTGGCTTTGGTTAAACTCCCAGTGATGCAGCTTGCTCACGTGCCTGTATATGTATCTGCAACAGACTCTTCTGTCAAACCTGCTGTAGTGGCTGTTGATAATCAAGGCTCAGTTGTAAGTACTGTTCATTTATTGCCTCAGTCTATAGGAATTCTGATTCCAGCACTGGAGGCAGAAACACTTGTGTTTAAAGATAGTATGCCTGTTTCAAAAGTGACAAATTCTGGTGATAATGAACCCGTAAGTACTGGTGTACAAGTTGACTTGGATAAGGTTACATTGAATAACCCAGGGCAAGAGCTGGCGAATGTTTGTCACAAGAATAAAATTTCTTCAATAAATATACAGACTGACTTATCTTATATTTCACAGAACTTTGTACCAGCTGCAGCCTGGACTCCCAGTTCTTCTGTATCCTCTTGCTCTCAGACAGATCTGTCGTTCAGTTCACAGGTTTCGTTACCCATCAGTGTACAAACACAGACGCTGCTGCCTGCTTCCAAACTGACTTCATCCATAGCGGCTCAGACTGATGCTTTTAGTCAGGTTTGTTTTCCAACGTGTGGCGTTTCTAGGGAGACTCAAACCAGTAGGACGCAGGACTCTATTGATGGAAGAGTGCAAATGGACCAGGCTGTAATGTGCAGCGACATCTTTGACAATGTTCATTCATCATATGATGTTTCTACTCACATTGAACTTCCAGAAAACAATTTAATGCCTGCAAATATAGATCAAACCTTGCTGCAAAGGAGCAGTTGCAAGAGCCTGAATCAAGATACGGTGAAGTCTGAATCTCTTATCAGCTTCAATACACAGACTAATATACTTCCATCGCAAAATACGATGGATAATCAAACCCAGACAATGGACCTACTAAGTGATCTGGAAAACATCTTTTCAGGAAACATATCTGGCCAGACACTGGATAATCGTGGCCTTTTGTCCGAGACAAGTTCTAATGCTGACACACATCTGCCGTCTGGTCCATCACAGAGCACAGGAATAGACTTTGACATTGAAGAGTTCTTTTCAGCATCCAATATCCAAACTCAGACTGAAGAGAGTGAGCTTGGCACCCTAAACTCCGAGCCAGTTTTGGAGTCACTGGACATTGAAACTCAGACTGATTTCTTATTTTCAGATAGTGCCACTCAATCGTATAGCTGCCGAGGAAATTCTAACTTCTTAGGTTTGGAGATGTTTGatacacagacacagacagaccTGAATTTCTTTTTGGACAGTAATACCCACCTGCCTTTAGGAAGCATTCTGAAGCAGTCTAGTTTCTCCATGAGTACTGACTCGTCTGATACAGAAACCCAGACAGAAGTATATCCGGCTACTAAAACTATACCTACTCAGAATATTGAAAGCAAAGTCCAGCTCAGTAGCGCTGAAACACAGACTATGGATAGCTGCTTTGAGAATCTAGGGAGTTTGTTCCTTACCAGCAATGAGACACAGACAGCAATGGATGACTTTCTTCTGGCTGACTTAGCCTGGAATACAATGGAGTCCCAGTTCAGTTCAGTAGAAACACAGACCTGTGAAGAGCTGTGCTCCTTGTTTCAGAGCTCTGACAAGCCCAGCCATTGA